From Methanobrevibacter sp., the proteins below share one genomic window:
- a CDS encoding MATE family efflux transporter — translation MTKTENIDILTGNPKTAIKKLAVPTMLSMLLIIAYNLADTIWVSGLGPNLLAALGFVAPLFFILVGFGNGIGAAASSTIARAIGAKDKKLAENNATHSLILTVISSIIIPIIIIYF, via the coding sequence ATGACTAAAACTGAAAACATTGATATTTTAACAGGAAATCCAAAAACAGCTATTAAAAAACTAGCTGTTCCAACAATGTTATCCATGCTTTTAATAATAGCTTACAACCTTGCAGATACAATTTGGGTATCTGGACTTGGTCCAAACCTATTAGCTGCTCTTGGTTTTGTTGCTCCATTGTTTTTCATTCTTGTAGGATTCGGTAATGGTATTGGTGCGGCCGCATCTTCCACAATTGCAAGAGCAATTGGTGCTAAAGATAAGAAATTAGCAGAAAACAATGCAACACATAGCTTAATACTTACTGTAATATCTTCAATCATAATTCCAATAATTATTATATATTTTTAG